From Plasmodium brasilianum strain Bolivian I chromosome 2, whole genome shotgun sequence, one genomic window encodes:
- a CDS encoding cation transporting ATPase, whose product MKSKYNMQIYRKRKTHLRLDVLLFFFYVVFLNLILQNKKFEAQPSDYEYIEKSKNEIKEENIFKFKNSIDSSDQLKHEQNMKEHEDQLYNELEVGKNEIKDSVEFPNNEKGSSKEKADYNNSNNGKEKEFNNKNRDNSFKPIIIGKYNLIYIFYSVEFVSFLLFMFFHLLIFLISQWNLNVNLLVCYIHLNNTNQNKYIYNLKNLCTHVCIKPLTKKNDKSGIHSKERFNTDYNLYKPKSELVELKKGKNDIFIFYKQKKYIFNYKTLDFESVKHFDIFNLSFYLKWNGLIEFETDDIYDEINMSHTLRDIEESVNYYEDYYYHNDCDDRNDGDNGNDDTNNLNALFSKIDALYLGKRNDIAKSANKSNKMYNELGQEEGGNIHSTVRGRGKKSKQIHTNETLNKSHESNFPHGDINKNKKKVEISEIKNDGSNNDPFFYDYKKKNYFEIPYDIYVHNNLSKYGENIYDIPSPCFKKLLYEAMLSPFFVFQFFSIILWMLDSYWYFGIFSIFILIVLEAQLINKRIREFNLINSMKVPAQNVYVYRNLQWKIIKSNMLLPGDIYILSNEIRGSDNICTCETLLLEGVCITDESILTGESVPLIKAAIDKNVEEENDVCIKKGGEKNGNRISIFSNKIDIKNKHKKHIVYAGSNILLTKNENNEFKNKKLPISGCIGIVIKNGFTTYQGKLVRTIINTSEKVNASSTDSIIFLIILLLFSLFACAYVVYSVLKANKERNLYGLLLSVSHIITAVISPEFPITLSLGVTISIVYLYNLKIYCTEPFRLPFSGKSNICAFDKTGTLTEDNMIVLGLFGLDNNIEKINDINKSIISRQKVPFFSVAVIAGCHSLCTVNNKLLGDPLEKNSFLKLKCMMKSLDSTYVYTNNKNNSSSSSSNNNNSNDYKSVNSFSKKLFSFHNEKKKSPCLENFQIYKRFFFSSELQRMTCIVLHEGYEEDWYGEEYEESFTPCKHTTKVESDKIINENIAILDNLKKRKKKDNSKNEPTKQYLVLSKGSPEMMKKFLKKIPENYDEVLNSLSIRGYRVLCLAANVLDNKIISKNVRREDIEKDLFFCGFLTFICPIKTSTPEYIIDIKNAGIKNIMITGDNALTACQVAQDVNIIPSVKSKDILILKLKEDYSLNDRRIRLGPLSQSNEAIEQRITKSLNDKISNDLIGSEIFSNQDKVDAIEMLYSIGKSSMVEKNVIEKVTKIIEKNKNVSSRIYFIDRENKKMLPFIDNEEYIKLCEHIFSLCITGDIIDYFLNNYQNDLTLFNELIKRVHIFCRVSPKHKEIIIKTLNKLGNISIMCGDGTNDMAALKAAHVGISLLSIKISYKNKEIDNSNNNKQYNANSLNTYDKGYNNYYANSENHFRNPYNNLYAPYNSSSTTTASSGSSNMNAKYYEQMKKYNERKQALENMMQSIDDSLPLIKLGEASIASPFTYKGNDIKCVKEIICCGRCALAKVIMMYKLMIINSLITAFSVSILTLDGVKLSDAQTTVISLLYTSLIVLISKTTPLENISNYSPPNSLFNISVIASLICQVFVHFFILIYGWKLASSYREPDYVPDLKGDIDPNIVNTCIYYLIYCINLSIFSSNYEGLPFMIPLHKNKEIIFIFISNIIFLFSLVLNILPFLNYFFSLVSFPNFHLQLVFLFLMISDIVVPYIICNFIRYLRFYSFTKFNVRL is encoded by the coding sequence ATGAAAAGCAAATATAATATGCAGatttatagaaaaagaaaaacacaTCTTAGATTAGACGTGTTACTGTTCTTCTTCTATGTAgttttcttaaatttaattttacaaaataaaaaatttgaagcTCAGCCTTCtgattatgaatatattgaaaaatcaaaaaatgaaattaaagaagaaaatatttttaaatttaagaatTCAATCGACTCTTCTGACCAGTTAAAGCACGAACAAAACATGAAAGAACATGAGGATCAACTTTATAATGAATTAGAAGTAGggaaaaacgaaataaaagaCAGTGTGGAATTTcctaataatgaaaaaggaagTAGCAAAGAAAAAGcagattataataatagtaataatggtAAAGAGAAAGagtttaataataaaaatagggATAATTCATTTAAACCTATAATAATaggtaaatataatttaatatacattttttatagtgTCGAATTTGTGAGTTTCctgttatttatgttttttcacTTGTTGATCTTCTTAATATCACAATGGAATTTAAATGTTAACTTACTTGTttgttatattcatttaaataatactaatcagaataaatacatttacaaTCTGAAGaatttatgtacacatgtatgcATTAAGccattaacaaaaaaaaatgataagtCTGGAATACATAGCAAAGAACGGTTTAATACtgattataatttatacaaacCTAAATCTGAATTAGTTGAgttgaaaaaaggaaaaaatgatatattcattttttataaacagaaaaagtatatatttaattataaaaccTTAGATTTCGAATCTGTTAAacattttgatatttttaatttatctttttatttaaaatggaATGGACTAATTGAATTTGAAACGGATGATATATATGACGAAATAAACATGAGTCACACTTTGAGGGACATAGAAGAAAGTGTAAACTATTATGaggattattattatcataatgaCTGTGATGATAGGAATGATGGTGATAATGGCAATGATGATACTAATAACTTAAATGCCCTTTTTAGCAAAATAGATGCTCTATACTTAGGTAAAAGAAATGATATAGCCAAATCAgctaataaaagtaataaaatgtataatgaGCTAGGGCAGGAGGAAGGGGGTAATATTCACTCTACAGTTAGGggaagggggaaaaaaagtaagcaaatacatacaaacgAGACATTGAATAAGTCCCATGAATCAAATTTCCCCCATGGtgatataaacaaaaacaagaaaaaagtGGAAATTTCTGAAATAAAGAATGATGGGTCTAATAAtgatccttttttttatgattataaaaaaaaaaactattttgAAATTccatatgatatatatgtacataataatttaagtaaatacggagagaatatatatgatattccATCTCCttgctttaaaaaattattgtatgAAGCCATGTTGTCTCCATTCTTcgtttttcaattttttagtattatattatggaTGCTTGATAGCTATTGGTATTTTGGAATTTtctcaatttttattttaatagttTTAGAGGCACAactaattaataaaagaataagagAATTTAATCTTATAAATAGTATGAAAGTTCCTGCAcaaaatgtatatgtgtacagaAATTTACAGtggaaaattataaaatcaAATATGTTACTACCTGgagatatatacattttatcaAATGAAATAAGAGGAAGtgataatatatgtacatgtgagACATTGCTATTAGAAGGGGTTTGTATAACTGATGAATCAATTCTTACAGGTGAATCCGTACCACTAATTAAAGCTGCTATTGATAAGAATGTGGAGGAAGAGAATGATGTTTGTATAAAAAAGGGCGgtgaaaaaaatggaaatagaATTTcgattttttcaaataaaatagatattaaaaacaaacaTAAAAAGCATATTGTTTATGCAGgatcaaatatattattaactaaaaatgagaataatgaattcaaaaataaaaaattacctATCAGTGGTTGTATAGgaattgttataaaaaatggattTACAACATATCAAGGGAAATTAGTTAGAACAATTATTAACACTTCAGAAAAGGTGAATGCATCAAGTACcgattctattatttttcttattatattattattattttctctaTTCGCATGTGCTTATGTGGTATATTCTGTATTAAAAGCCaataaagaaagaaattTATATGGACTTCTTTTATCCGTTTCACATATTATTACAGCAGTTATATCCCCAGAATTTCCTATAACATTATCATTGGGTGTAACGATATCAatagtatatttatacaacttaaaaatatattgcacGGAACCATTCAGATTACCCTTTTCAGGAAAATCGAATATATGTGCATTTGATAAAACAGGAACACTAACAGAAGACAATATGATTGTTTTAGGTTTATTTGGTCtagataataatattgaaaagataaatgatataaacaAATCTATCATTAGTAGGCAAAAGGtcccttttttttccgtAGCGGTTATTGCAGGATGTCATTCCCTATGTAcagttaataataaattgttaGGGGATCCGTTAGAGAAAAACTCTTTCTTAAAATTGAAATGTATGATGAAGAGCTTGGAcagtacatatgtatacacaaataacaagaacaatagtagtagtagtagtagtaataacaataatagcaATGATTACAAGTCGGTGAATAGTTTTAGTAAAAAGTTATTTAGCTTCCATaatgagaaaaagaaaagcccttgtttagaaaattttcaaatttataagagattttttttttcatcggAACTCCAGAGGATGACTTGTATTGTTCTGCATGAAGGGTATGAAGAGGATTGGTATGGAGAGGAATATGAAGAATCTTTTACCCCATGTAAACATACAACAAAGGTAGAAAgtgataaaattattaatgaaaatatagcaattttggataatttaaaaaaacgaAAGAAGAAAGATAATAGCAAAAATGAACCTACAAAACAGTACTTAGTTTTAAGTAAAGGGTCACCagaaatgatgaaaaagtttttaaaaaaaattccagAAAATTATGATGAAGTTTTAAATAGTCTATCGATAAGGGGTTATCGTGTTTTATGCCTTGCTGCTAATGTTTtggataataaaataatttcgaAAAATGTTAGAAGAGAAGATATAGAAAAAGATTTGTTTTTCTGTGGATTTTTAACCTTTATTTGTCCAATTAAAACATCAACACctgaatatataattgatataaaaaatgcagGAATCAAGAACATTATGATAACAGGAGATAATGCTTTAACTGCATGCCAAGTGGCTCAAGATGTGAATATTATTCCATCTGTAAAATCTAAAGATATCTTAATTTTAAAGCTAAAAGAAGATTATTCTCTTAATGATAGGAGAATTCGTTTGGGTCCTTTATCCCAATCCAATGAAGCCATTGAACAAAGAATTACTAAAAGTCTTAATGATAAGATATCAAATGATCTAATAGGAAGTGAAATTTTCAGCAATCAGGACAAAGTAGATGCAATAGAAATGTTATATAGCATTGGTAAATCAAGCATGgttgaaaaaaatgttatcgAAAAAGTAActaaaattattgaaaagaataaaaatgtaagcagcagaatttattttattgatagagaaaataaaaaaatgttaccTTTTATTGATAATgaggaatatataaaattatgtgaacatattttttccttatgtATAACAGGAGATATAATTGATTATTTTCTGAACAATTATCAAAATGATTTAACATTATTTAATGAGCTTATAAAGCGAgtgcatatattttgtagAGTATCCCCTAAAcataaagaaattattataaaaactttGAACAAATTGGGGAATATTAGCATTATGTGTGGTGATGGAACAAATGATATGGCAGCACTAAAAGCAGCTCATGTTggtatttcattattaagtATTAAAATAAGCTATAAAAACAAGGAGATAGataatagcaataacaaTAAGCAATATAACGCGAACTCTTTGAACACGTATGATAAAGGttacaataattattatgcTAACAGTGAAAATCATTTTAGAAATccttataataatttatatgcacCTTATAACAGTAGTAGTACTACTACTGCAAGCAGTGGTAGTAGTAACATGAAtgcaaaatattatgaacaaatgaaaaaatataatgagaGGAAACAAGCATTAGAAAATATGATGCAATCCATAGATGACTCTTTGCCATTGATAAAATTAGGAGAAGCAAGCATAGCATCtccatttacatataaaggaaatgatataaaatgtGTTAAAGAGATTATATGTTGTGGTAGATGTGCACTAGCAAAAGTTATAATGATGTATAAATTAATGATTATAAATTCATTGATTACGGCCTTTTCAGTTTCTATTTTAACTTTGGATGGAGTAAAATTAAGTGATGCACAAACTACTGTTATATCGTTATTATACACGTCATTAATTGTATTAATATCTAAAACAACTCCTcttgaaaatatttcaaattattcTCCTCCAAACTCTTTATTTAACATTTCTGTTATCGCTTCCTTAATATGTCAAgtgtttgttcatttttttattttaatatatggaTGGAAATTAGCTAGCTCTTATAGAGAACCTGATTATGTTCCGGACTTAAAAGGAGATATTGACCCAAATATAGTAAATACTTGTATTTATTACctaatatattgtattaatttatcaattttttcaaGTAATTATGAAGGTTTACCTTTCATGATACCacttcataaaaataaagaaattatttttatatttatttcgaatattatctttttattttctcttgttcttaatattttaccttttttaaattatttcttctCTCTTGTGTCATTTCCCAATTTCCACTTGCAActtgtatttttgtttttaatgaTATCAGATATTGTTGTTCCATACAtcatttgtaattttatcaGATATTTAagattttattcatttacaaaatttaatgTTAGATTGTAA
- a CDS encoding hypothetical protein (conserved Plasmodium protein) has translation MKCSEKLAYKKLIDELKNEFPFFQKYPDDFFYSKNNEKLKKREDFDAILKTSEQKNDVKEYCNLLVEELEKSFNMLEKNNSINYLCNIFLNNYNNLTNDYYDYINSSYTNSETVEKIMQNYIKGGVSVKENIVKTEKTKMKKEKEEVEVINTADNNLNSSANNRDNNYRNHMKNSKKKGKKSRAKIISKGNRITKKVVNSNNTKCVEMRGNCQVNERSNNSSTSNSTNTCNNNSNINNNSNCSSSCSKNIGYSNRGTSELKNFFKEEIVNSSELGFCDISFIPFIDNSFYINYGCIETILCSEQLNSIFMIDNKMTINNKDGSLKYKRLITFGPSGKIVFLRNVRKSSIVKGWICKSDLKRKCFFVKIFYIRNEESNDDKDKERLNICIEKKCKDSDNGDSCGSSNSSCDSDVCACLPFCFINKFEFLNDLNIEGIHLDNTVDRFVGMHICAQVFEDTDYIYTHFRDIIYAHTFHFFITFYSKQLSNIDKLGFLSKELNNDFLVEKKKNSKDNFLLKYFNMLLFSCRNFLNLKNLKYKEKFLLLDLAHMPSLIKFNYRNNYCQIHIGNIITKKQNLIWSNQKFLEAFEIYKNNSKYYNFLKSYFNLDPVSKDCKFVYVYEKDNFVVESCSKEQRASREKLEDTAGYGDDDVKNGAKDDKSYDENKEIIHKKNALQTNENYQCVKATNKELVENYEHSHPFLNDKENFIIKNIIFLNSNLYKTKWIYNFFNCIKLTINLNNQHILANFLLSLVLLELSCYTESFLFLFRIFKIKKMFLDSYKLKNIICSIFIKQLKKNINKEILWNVIINFKEYDLFNMREDNSEQYCRNIFMRNQNIISTLQKI, from the coding sequence atgaaatgttcCGAAAAATTAGCctataaaaagttaatagACGAATTAAAAAAcgaatttccatttttccaaaaatacccggatgattttttttatagtaaaaacaatgaaaaattaaaaaaaagagaagattTTGACGCCATTTTAAAAACTTCTGAACAGAAAAATGATGTAAAGGAGTACTGTAATTTATTAGTGGAAGAATTAGAGAAATCATTCAATAtgttggaaaaaaataattccatAAATTATCTatgcaatatatttttaaataattacaataatttGACTAATGATTATTACGATTATATTAACAGTAGTTATACAAATTCAGAGACagttgaaaaaattatgcaaaaTTACATCAAAGGTGGTGTATCAGTGAAGGAAAATATTGTCAAAACAGAAAAAACCAAGATGAAAAAGGAGAAAGAGGAAGTAGAAGTAATTAATACTGCAGATAACAATTTAAATTCCAGTGCAAATAATAGAGACAATAATTATAGAAATCATATGAAAAACAGCaagaaaaagggaaaaaagagTCGCGCAAAAATCATTTCCAAAGGCAACCGTATAACGAAAAAAGTAGTTAACTCCAATAATACGAAATGTGTCGAAATGAGGGGAAATTGCCAGGTGAACGAAAGAAGCAATAATAGTAGTACCAGTAATAGTACTAATACCtgtaataacaatagcaaTATTAACAACAACAGTAATTGTAGCAGTAGTTGCTCTAAGAATATCGGCTACTCAAATCGAGGAACAAGTGAACTAAAAAACTTCTTCAAAGAGGAAATTGTGAATAGTAGTGAACTCGGATTTTGTGACATTTCATTTATCCCATTTATTGacaattctttttatataaattatgggTGTATTGAGACCATTTTATGCAGTGAACAGTTAAATAGCATTTTTATGATTGACAATAAAATGACAATAAATAACAAGGACGgatcattaaaatataaaagattaaTAACCTTTGGACCCTCAggaaaaattgtttttttgcGGAATGTAAGAAAAAGTTCGATCGTTAAAGGGTGGATTTGTAAGTCTGATTTAAAGCgaaaatgtttttttgtcaaaattttttatatcagaAATGAGGAAAGTAATGATGACAAGGATAAAGAAAGACTGAATATCTGCATTGAGAAAAAATGTAAGGACAGTGACAATGGTGATAGCTGTGGTAGTAGCAACAGCAGTTGCGATAGCGATGTATGTGCTTGTCTTCCGTTTTGCTTTATAAACAAATTCGAATTCTTAAATGACCTTAACATTGAAGGTATCCATTTGGATAATACAGTTGACAGGTTTGTAGGAATGCATATATGTGCGCAAGTTTTTGAAGACACAGATTATATCTATACACATTTTCgagatattatatatgcacatacttttcatttttttatcacaTTTTATTCTAAACAATTGTCAAACATTGATAAATTAGGTTTTTTGTCAAAGGAATTAAATAACGATTTTttagtagaaaaaaaaaaaaattcaaaggataactttttattaaaatattttaatatgttattattttcatgtcgaaattttttaaatttgaaaaatctaaaatataaagaaaagttTCTCCTCCTAGATCTTGCACATATGCCTTCCTTGATTAAATTTAACtatagaaataattattGCCAAATACATATTGGTAATATTATTACGAAGAAGCAAAATTTAATATGGTCTAACCAAAAATTTTTGGAAGCTTTTGAAATTTACAAGaataatagtaaatattataattttctgaAGAGCTATTTCAACCTAGATCCGGTTTCCAAGGATTGCAAGTTTGTGTATGTTTATGAGAAGGACAATTTTGTCGTTGAAAGTTGTTCTAAGGAGCAACGCGCAAGTAGGGAGAAATTAGAGGACACAGCTGGATACGGGGATGACGATGTGAAAAATGGTGCAAAGGATGATAAGAGTTATGATGagaataaagaaattatacaTAAGAAAAACGCCCTtcaaacaaatgaaaattatcAGTGTGTAAAAGCAACGAATAAAGAACTCGTTGAAAACTATGAGCATTCTCACCCTTTCCTAaatgataaagaaaattttattattaaaaatatcatatttttaaattcaaatTTGTATAAAACTAAATGGATTTACAATTTCTTTAATTGCATTAAATTaacaattaatttaaataatcaaCATATTTTAGCTAATTTCTTACTCAGTCTCGTTTTACTAGAATTAAGTTGCTATACTGAATCTTTTCTGTTTCTTTTTAggatttttaaaataaaaaaaatgtttttagatagctataaattaaaaaatattatttgctccatttttataaaacaattaaaaaaaaacataaataaagaaattttatgGAATGTTATAATAAACTTTAAAGAATACGATTTGTTTAACATGAGAGAAGATAA